Proteins encoded together in one uncultured Desulfosarcina sp. window:
- a CDS encoding PAS domain S-box protein: MSKSDPSAKANHAREKFLGLSLQSTRKSYYPQLQAQLSALRENERRLRLLTDNLPARISYVDADRRFQFVNREYERVLGLGRDAIVGRHMRDVLGEDHYGKIEKQVGEVLAGNHVRFEVMLPEKGQGTIWLEANYVPYVEEDGTVLGFYGLTHDLTERKRAENALRESEAKNRELVHHAPAGICEFDIETRGFTSVNEVMCKYTGYSEEEFLSLDPNILLTDENKSAFDRMIEEVLAGDRRPAPAEFSFQCKDGRIIRVLVHARFFFEGDLPKRAMAVVHDVTALREAEEAKKQLEATLQQTQKLESLGTLAGGIAHDFNNLLMGIQGNASLALMENDPGAKDHKHLKNIETYVQRGVGLTRQLLGLARGGKYEAKPTDLKDLIVNSAEMFGRTKKEIQIELAVEKGLWSVEVDRGQIDQVLLNLCINASHAMPKGGRLTIGAHNVHLAEDVAAAYGIQPGRYVRVAVTDTGTGIDPEVRKKIFDPFFTTKKVGQGSGLGLASAFGIVKNHHGAIDVDSEPGRGSTFFFYLPVSRKSAREESRRYELPVSGHGTVLLVDDESMVLEVGEKLLNKIGYTVLTASSGESALDIYAQNADRIDLVILDIIMPQMGGDEVFDRLKAINPHVAVLLASGYSIDGQAEEIMARGCRAFIQKPFTIVELSKRLREVLG, from the coding sequence ATGTCGAAATCTGACCCATCCGCCAAAGCCAATCATGCCCGTGAAAAATTTTTGGGGCTGAGCCTGCAATCCACCCGCAAAAGCTACTACCCCCAGCTCCAGGCCCAGCTGTCCGCCCTGCGAGAAAATGAACGGCGGTTGCGCCTTTTGACCGACAACCTGCCGGCCCGTATTTCCTACGTCGATGCCGACCGGCGGTTTCAGTTCGTAAACCGCGAGTACGAGCGTGTTTTGGGTCTTGGCCGAGACGCCATTGTCGGCCGTCATATGCGTGACGTCCTGGGAGAGGACCATTACGGCAAAATAGAAAAACAGGTTGGAGAAGTACTGGCTGGAAACCATGTCCGTTTCGAGGTGATGCTGCCCGAAAAGGGCCAAGGGACCATCTGGCTGGAGGCCAATTATGTTCCTTATGTGGAAGAGGATGGTACGGTGCTCGGTTTTTACGGCCTCACCCATGACCTGACCGAACGCAAACGGGCTGAAAACGCCTTGCGGGAAAGCGAAGCCAAGAACAGGGAACTGGTTCATCATGCGCCCGCCGGCATCTGCGAGTTCGACATCGAAACGCGGGGTTTTACCAGCGTTAACGAAGTCATGTGCAAGTATACCGGCTACAGCGAAGAGGAATTTTTGTCCCTCGATCCCAACATCCTTTTGACCGATGAGAATAAAAGCGCCTTTGACCGAATGATCGAGGAAGTATTGGCAGGTGACCGCCGCCCAGCTCCCGCCGAATTTTCGTTCCAATGCAAGGACGGTCGAATCATCCGTGTCCTGGTCCATGCTCGATTCTTTTTCGAAGGCGACCTTCCCAAACGGGCCATGGCCGTGGTCCATGATGTGACGGCCCTGCGGGAGGCCGAGGAGGCGAAAAAGCAGCTGGAAGCCACGCTTCAACAGACCCAGAAACTGGAATCCCTGGGAACCCTGGCAGGTGGCATCGCCCACGATTTCAACAACCTCCTCATGGGCATCCAGGGCAATGCCTCCCTGGCTCTGATGGAAAACGATCCGGGTGCGAAGGACCACAAACATCTGAAAAACATCGAAACCTACGTCCAGCGGGGCGTCGGTCTGACCCGTCAGCTGCTGGGGCTGGCCAGGGGCGGTAAATACGAAGCCAAACCGACCGACCTGAAGGATCTGATCGTCAACAGCGCCGAAATGTTCGGGCGCACAAAAAAGGAGATTCAGATCGAACTGGCCGTGGAAAAGGGCTTGTGGTCCGTTGAAGTAGATCGCGGGCAAATCGATCAGGTGCTGCTCAACCTATGCATCAACGCATCGCATGCGATGCCCAAGGGTGGGCGTTTGACTATCGGCGCACACAACGTTCACCTTGCAGAGGACGTTGCCGCCGCTTATGGCATCCAGCCGGGCAGGTACGTCCGGGTTGCCGTAACGGATACGGGCACGGGAATCGACCCGGAGGTCCGCAAAAAGATTTTCGATCCTTTTTTCACAACCAAAAAAGTCGGCCAGGGCAGCGGGCTCGGATTGGCATCCGCCTTCGGCATCGTCAAGAACCATCACGGCGCCATCGATGTTGACAGCGAACCGGGCCGCGGAAGCACATTTTTCTTTTATCTTCCCGTTTCGCGGAAAAGCGCCCGCGAAGAATCCAGACGATACGAACTGCCGGTCTCGGGGCATGGAACCGTGCTGCTGGTTGACGACGAATCCATGGTGCTGGAAGTGGGCGAAAAACTGCTCAACAAGATCGGTTATACAGTCCTCACTGCCAGTTCGGGAGAATCCGCCCTGGACATTTATGCCCAAAACGCGGATCGGATCGACCTGGTGATTCTGGATATCATCATGCCGCAGATGGGCGGCGACGAGGTCTTTGATCGATTGAAGGCTATTAACCCCCATGTCGCGGTGTTGCTGGCCAGCGGCTACAGCATTGATGGCCAGGCCGAGGAAATTATGGCCCGGGGCTGTCGTGCCTTTATTCAAAAGCCCTTTACGATTGTCGAGTTGTCCAAACGGTTGCGGGAGGTGCTTGGCTGA
- a CDS encoding sugar phosphate isomerase/epimerase family protein, whose protein sequence is MVFGYSTNAFVKFSLLDSFDRIARLGFKGVEIMCDQPHLYPPEYDEEKLKTVKTSLEKNGLKPTNLNSFTLFAVGDTYLPSWIEPEEDRRKIRVDHTLACLDIAAVIGCGNISIPPGGPLPAGMTRQEALRLFHQGMDQVIPRAEELGVRLLVEPEPDLLMERTSEIKPFVADIQSAIVGVNFDIGHFFCAGEDPAAAFEELFPWVGHIHIEDIAPTREHNHLIAGLGAIDFPSVFAAMKRLEYSHDMSLELYPYTDRPEEAGRESLAHLLPMMQAAGLTS, encoded by the coding sequence ATGGTTTTCGGCTACAGCACCAACGCCTTCGTTAAATTCTCGCTGCTGGATTCATTCGACCGCATCGCCCGGCTGGGTTTTAAAGGCGTCGAGATCATGTGCGACCAGCCCCATCTTTATCCCCCCGAGTATGACGAAGAGAAATTGAAAACGGTAAAAACCAGTCTTGAGAAGAACGGGTTGAAACCGACCAACCTGAACAGCTTCACCCTATTTGCCGTGGGCGACACCTATCTTCCCTCCTGGATCGAACCGGAGGAAGACCGCCGGAAAATCCGCGTGGACCACACCCTGGCCTGCCTGGATATCGCCGCCGTTATTGGATGCGGCAACATATCGATTCCGCCGGGCGGCCCCCTGCCCGCCGGCATGACCCGCCAGGAAGCCCTGCGCCTGTTTCACCAGGGCATGGATCAGGTCATTCCCAGGGCCGAGGAACTGGGCGTCCGTCTGCTTGTCGAGCCCGAGCCGGACCTGCTCATGGAGCGCACCTCGGAAATCAAACCCTTCGTGGCCGACATCCAGTCAGCCATCGTCGGCGTCAATTTCGACATCGGCCATTTTTTCTGCGCCGGCGAAGATCCGGCGGCAGCCTTCGAAGAACTCTTCCCCTGGGTGGGCCACATACACATCGAGGACATCGCCCCCACCCGTGAGCACAATCACCTTATCGCCGGCTTGGGCGCCATCGATTTTCCATCGGTTTTCGCCGCCATGAAACGTCTGGAGTACAGCCATGACATGAGTCTGGAGCTTTACCCCTACACCGACCGTCCCGAGGAAGCCGGCCGGGAAAGCCTGGCGCACCTTCTGCCCATGATGCAGGCGGCGGGATTGACATCCTAG